The following proteins are co-located in the Rhodococcus opacus B4 genome:
- a CDS encoding (2Fe-2S)-binding protein, with protein MFVCICKAVTEDEVHEHCAAGADSADAIGERCGAGWGCGTCVDRLKEILGERTVVGSTAA; from the coding sequence ATGTTCGTGTGCATCTGCAAGGCCGTGACCGAAGACGAAGTGCACGAGCACTGCGCCGCCGGGGCTGACAGCGCGGATGCGATCGGTGAGCGTTGCGGCGCCGGATGGGGATGTGGAACCTGCGTCGATCGGTTGAAGGAGATTCTGGGCGAGCGGACGGTCGTCGGCAGCACGGCCGCGTGA
- a CDS encoding PE family protein, which yields MPDLHVAPEALVAAAVELDALAARLEAAVALNSAAIRVLPSGSEEVSLHAAGYFNTVANTFTPAVAQGILELRETANTLRTQAALYVAEDVALGATLAAGM from the coding sequence ATGCCGGATCTGCACGTCGCACCTGAAGCTCTCGTCGCCGCCGCCGTGGAACTCGACGCGCTCGCCGCGCGTCTCGAGGCGGCGGTCGCCCTCAACTCCGCGGCCATCCGTGTGCTCCCCTCCGGGAGCGAGGAGGTCTCGCTGCACGCGGCCGGTTACTTCAACACGGTCGCCAATACGTTCACGCCCGCTGTCGCGCAGGGCATCCTCGAGTTGCGCGAGACCGCGAACACGCTCCGCACCCAGGCCGCGCTGTATGTCGCCGAGGACGTCGCGCTCGGCGCGACCCTCGCTGCGGGCATGTGA
- a CDS encoding lipase maturation factor family protein — protein sequence MTAVDWFVGENYSLGRLLVTEGLAAIYLVAFLAARNQFRPLVGSTGMLPIPKFVRAVPFTRSPSIFHLHYSDRFFEGICWTGAGLSLAALLGLTQVVPLAVCMLVWFALWVLYLSIVNVSQLWYSFGWESLLLEAGFLAIFLGNASVGPPVLVLLMLRWLLFRLEFGAGLIKMRGDRCWKNLTCLYYHHETQPMPGPFSWYFHRLPKPLHRVEVLGNHFAQLVVPFGLFAPQPVAAIAAAVMIVTQLWLVASGNFSWLNWTTIVLGLSVIPDSVYETVLPVDVPAGSTSVPVPFAALVIAVTALVVVLSYWPVRNLISHGQRMNASFNKWHFVNTYGAFGSITRVRYEVIVEGTSDAHVGLHSEWKEYGFKGKPGDVNRRPRQFAPYHLRLDWLLWFTAISPGYAEPWFRGFVERLLRNDRDTLKLLQYNPFPDQPPKHVRARMYRYEFTTWKERRETGAWWKRQPV from the coding sequence GTGACGGCGGTGGATTGGTTCGTTGGCGAAAACTATTCGCTCGGTCGACTGCTCGTCACCGAGGGGCTCGCCGCGATCTACCTCGTCGCGTTCCTCGCTGCGAGAAACCAGTTCAGGCCGCTCGTGGGCAGCACCGGGATGCTGCCCATCCCGAAGTTTGTCCGCGCCGTCCCGTTCACGCGTTCGCCGAGTATCTTCCACCTGCACTACTCGGACAGGTTCTTCGAAGGCATCTGCTGGACCGGCGCCGGACTGTCCCTCGCCGCGCTGCTCGGTCTGACGCAGGTCGTCCCGCTCGCCGTGTGCATGCTCGTGTGGTTCGCCCTGTGGGTGCTGTACCTGTCGATCGTCAACGTCTCCCAGCTCTGGTACAGCTTCGGCTGGGAGTCGCTGCTGCTCGAGGCGGGTTTCCTCGCGATCTTCCTGGGCAACGCGTCGGTCGGGCCGCCGGTCCTGGTGCTGCTGATGCTGCGGTGGTTGCTGTTCCGGCTCGAATTCGGGGCCGGGCTGATCAAGATGCGCGGCGACCGCTGCTGGAAGAACCTCACGTGCCTGTACTACCACCACGAAACCCAGCCCATGCCCGGGCCGTTCAGCTGGTACTTCCACCGGTTGCCGAAACCGCTGCACCGGGTCGAGGTGCTCGGCAACCACTTCGCTCAACTGGTGGTGCCGTTCGGGCTGTTCGCGCCGCAACCGGTCGCGGCGATTGCGGCGGCGGTCATGATCGTCACCCAGCTGTGGCTGGTGGCGAGCGGCAACTTCTCGTGGCTGAACTGGACGACGATCGTGCTGGGTCTGTCCGTCATCCCGGACAGCGTGTACGAGACGGTGCTGCCCGTCGACGTCCCGGCGGGCAGCACCTCGGTGCCCGTTCCGTTCGCCGCGCTGGTGATCGCGGTGACCGCGCTCGTCGTCGTGTTGAGCTACTGGCCCGTTCGCAACCTGATCTCGCACGGACAGCGGATGAATGCGTCGTTCAACAAGTGGCACTTCGTCAACACGTACGGCGCGTTCGGAAGCATCACCCGGGTGCGGTACGAGGTGATCGTGGAGGGCACCTCCGACGCCCATGTCGGCCTGCATTCCGAGTGGAAGGAGTACGGCTTCAAGGGGAAACCGGGTGACGTCAACCGGCGGCCGCGTCAGTTCGCGCCGTATCACCTGCGGCTCGACTGGTTGCTCTGGTTCACGGCGATCTCGCCCGGGTACGCCGAACCGTGGTTCCGGGGTTTCGTCGAGCGGCTGCTGCGCAACGATCGGGACACCCTGAAGTTGTTGCAGTACAACCCGTTCCCGGATCAGCCGCCGAAACACGTGCGGGCGCGCATGTACCGGTACGAATTCACCACCTGGAAGGAGCGCCGCGAGACCGGCGCGTGGTGGAAGCGGCAACCGGTGTAG
- the serS gene encoding serine--tRNA ligase — protein MIDLKFLRENPDAVRESQRTRGEDPALVDALLEADASRRAAVLAGDNLRAEQKAFGKKVGQASPEERPALLEGSKELAAKVKQAEAGQHEAQAALDAAHRAISNIVQDGAPAGGEDDFITLETVGEIPAFDFEPKDHLELGESLGLIDMERGAKVSGARFYFLTGFGAMLQLGMLQLAAQKAMANGFQMMIPPVLVRPEIMAGTGFLGAHSDEIYHLADDDLYLVGTSEVPLAGYHSGEILDLADGPKRYAGWSTCFRREAGSYGKDTRGIIRVHQFDKVEMFTYCKPEDADAEHQRLLAWERDMLAAIDVPYRVIDVAGGDLGSSAARKFDCEAWVPTQQAYRELTSTSNCTTFQARRLGVRYRDENGKPQTAATLNGTLATTRWIVAILENHQQSDGTVRVPEALVPFVGTDVLKP, from the coding sequence GTGATTGACCTGAAGTTCCTCCGCGAGAACCCCGACGCCGTCCGCGAATCGCAGCGCACCCGTGGCGAAGATCCCGCCCTGGTCGACGCGTTGCTCGAGGCCGACGCGTCCCGTCGCGCCGCCGTTCTCGCCGGCGACAACCTGCGTGCCGAGCAGAAGGCGTTCGGCAAGAAGGTCGGGCAGGCGTCCCCGGAGGAGCGCCCGGCGCTGCTCGAGGGATCCAAGGAACTCGCGGCCAAGGTGAAGCAGGCCGAGGCCGGCCAGCACGAGGCGCAGGCCGCGCTCGACGCCGCACACCGGGCGATCTCCAACATCGTCCAGGACGGCGCCCCCGCCGGCGGTGAGGACGACTTCATCACCCTCGAGACGGTCGGGGAGATCCCCGCATTCGACTTCGAACCCAAGGACCACCTCGAGCTGGGTGAGTCGCTGGGGCTGATCGACATGGAGCGCGGCGCGAAGGTGTCAGGCGCCCGCTTCTACTTCCTCACCGGCTTCGGTGCCATGCTGCAGCTGGGAATGCTGCAGCTCGCCGCACAGAAGGCGATGGCCAACGGTTTCCAGATGATGATCCCGCCGGTGCTGGTGCGCCCGGAGATCATGGCGGGAACCGGGTTCCTCGGCGCCCACTCGGACGAGATCTACCACCTCGCCGACGACGACCTCTACCTCGTCGGCACGTCCGAGGTCCCGCTGGCCGGGTACCACTCCGGGGAGATCCTCGACCTCGCCGACGGCCCCAAGCGGTACGCCGGCTGGTCGACGTGCTTCCGCCGCGAGGCAGGCAGCTACGGCAAGGACACCCGCGGCATCATCCGCGTCCACCAGTTCGACAAGGTGGAGATGTTCACCTACTGCAAGCCCGAGGACGCCGACGCCGAGCACCAGCGCCTCCTCGCGTGGGAGCGCGACATGCTCGCCGCCATCGACGTGCCGTACCGCGTGATCGACGTGGCCGGCGGCGACCTGGGATCGTCGGCGGCCCGCAAGTTCGACTGCGAGGCGTGGGTGCCGACGCAGCAGGCGTACCGGGAGCTCACGTCGACGTCCAACTGCACGACGTTCCAGGCGCGTCGCCTCGGGGTGCGGTACCGCGACGAGAACGGGAAGCCGCAGACGGCCGCGACCCTCAACGGCACCCTCGCCACTACCCGGTGGATCGTCGCCATCCTGGAGAACCACCAGCAGTCCGACGGCACAGTGCGGGTGCCCGAGGCGCTCGTGCCGTTCGTCGGGACGGATGTTCTGAAACCGTGA
- a CDS encoding ankyrin repeat domain-containing protein, which translates to MSEDSQRSAEPVDPELQELAGRVFDTARSGDAVSLATFLDAGVPVNLANQNGDTLVMLAAYHGHAEAVQVLIDRGADVDRLNDKGQSPLAGALFKGEDAVVRALVAGGADATAGHPTAVDAARMFGRDDLLNLLEPKPE; encoded by the coding sequence ATGAGCGAAGACTCACAGCGGTCCGCCGAACCGGTGGATCCCGAACTGCAGGAACTCGCCGGACGCGTGTTCGACACGGCACGATCCGGCGACGCCGTGTCCCTCGCCACGTTTCTCGACGCGGGCGTCCCGGTGAACCTCGCCAATCAGAACGGCGACACGCTGGTGATGCTGGCCGCGTACCACGGTCACGCCGAGGCCGTTCAGGTCCTGATCGACCGTGGGGCCGACGTCGACCGGCTCAACGACAAGGGGCAGTCTCCGCTGGCAGGGGCGCTGTTCAAGGGCGAGGACGCCGTGGTCCGAGCCCTCGTCGCCGGTGGTGCCGACGCCACCGCGGGCCATCCGACCGCCGTCGACGCCGCCCGGATGTTCGGCCGCGACGACCTTCTGAACCTGCTGGAACCGAAACCGGAGTGA
- a CDS encoding PPE family protein: MTMGLTGVIWLPRGATVNSTTLVAGAGPVPLSVASAAWTALSTSFVDANLTLVRVMAELAAGWQGVSAVAALAKITPFTVWTAECAELAADTAAKAGLEAGAYTTAALIMPSLPEIVAVKTAKATAYTTGGALNGTAAAAEAADRAMDIRAGLVMEGYEAASNILALKRAYRQPPRIVTKADSKEVGSFDEIPSDGDFDPTRAAAAALMAAGQNPAVTTAASQVGSIAGTTVSTATSAASNIGGAALSAVTGGATPMMGGAPILSGGSYGGGSAATSAAAARTSVGGIGAGAAGGATLPEGWGRTDGGQGARPGAPAAASGGVIGDVRADVNPAAAARGGTGSGPMTVGRGAGAAGAQDDDERETPDYLKNFEHFSDGRTVIPSVIGANPDHRESGR, translated from the coding sequence ATGACCATGGGACTGACAGGTGTCATCTGGTTGCCCCGAGGGGCGACCGTCAACTCGACCACCCTCGTCGCGGGCGCGGGACCGGTGCCGCTGAGCGTGGCGAGCGCGGCGTGGACGGCGCTGTCCACCAGCTTCGTCGACGCCAACCTCACGCTGGTCCGCGTGATGGCCGAACTCGCGGCCGGCTGGCAGGGTGTGTCCGCGGTCGCGGCCCTCGCGAAGATCACGCCGTTCACGGTGTGGACGGCCGAATGTGCGGAACTCGCCGCGGACACGGCCGCGAAGGCGGGCCTCGAGGCGGGCGCGTACACCACCGCCGCGCTCATCATGCCGAGCCTTCCCGAGATCGTCGCCGTGAAGACCGCGAAGGCCACCGCGTACACGACCGGTGGTGCGCTCAACGGCACCGCCGCGGCCGCGGAGGCCGCGGACCGTGCGATGGACATCCGCGCGGGACTGGTGATGGAGGGGTACGAGGCCGCATCGAACATCCTGGCGCTGAAACGCGCGTACCGGCAGCCCCCTCGGATCGTCACCAAGGCCGATTCGAAGGAGGTCGGGAGTTTCGACGAGATCCCGTCCGACGGTGACTTCGATCCGACGCGCGCGGCCGCGGCCGCTCTGATGGCCGCCGGCCAGAACCCGGCCGTCACCACGGCCGCGTCACAGGTCGGCAGCATCGCGGGCACCACCGTCTCCACTGCCACGTCGGCGGCGAGCAACATCGGCGGGGCGGCGTTGTCCGCGGTCACCGGCGGCGCCACTCCGATGATGGGCGGGGCGCCGATTCTCTCCGGCGGCTCGTACGGCGGCGGGTCCGCGGCGACCAGTGCCGCGGCAGCCCGCACCTCCGTCGGGGGCATCGGCGCCGGCGCGGCCGGCGGGGCGACGCTGCCCGAGGGCTGGGGCAGGACCGACGGCGGTCAGGGGGCACGGCCCGGCGCACCGGCGGCCGCATCCGGCGGGGTGATCGGAGACGTTCGGGCCGACGTGAACCCGGCCGCGGCGGCGCGGGGAGGCACCGGCAGCGGACCGATGACGGTCGGGCGCGGGGCCGGCGCGGCCGGTGCACAGGACGACGACGAGCGGGAGACCCCCGACTACCTGAAGAACTTCGAGCACTTCTCGGACGGGCGCACGGTCATCCCCTCCGTCATCGGCGCGAACCCCGACCATCGGGAGTCCGGACGGTGA
- a CDS encoding metallopeptidase family protein: MAVSMTPGRFEELVGDALDLIPPQLAAAIDNVVVLVDDRNDEDPYLLGLYHGIALTERDSHYGGSLPDTITVYRDALLEICSSEEEVVHEVAVTVIHEVAHYFGIEEDRLHELGWG, from the coding sequence GTGGCGGTGAGCATGACGCCCGGCCGATTCGAGGAATTGGTGGGCGACGCACTCGATCTGATCCCACCCCAGCTCGCGGCCGCGATCGACAACGTCGTCGTCCTGGTCGACGACCGCAACGACGAGGACCCGTATCTCCTGGGCCTGTATCACGGCATCGCCCTGACGGAACGGGACAGTCATTACGGCGGATCACTGCCCGATACGATTACCGTCTATCGTGACGCCCTCCTCGAAATCTGCAGTTCGGAGGAGGAAGTCGTCCACGAGGTGGCCGTCACCGTGATACACGAGGTTGCGCACTACTTCGGGATAGAAGAAGATCGCTTGCACGAGCTCGGCTGGGGATGA
- the bfr gene encoding bacterioferritin, producing the protein MRGDDEIIALLNEQLTSELTAINQYFLHSKMQANWGFTKLAGKTRAESIEEMMHAEILTDRILFLEALPNYQKLLPLRIGQDLREQFHSDLSIEVEVVERLRPGIQMCREKGDATSAKLLEGILKEEEDHIDYLETQIELMDKMGDQLYMAQLVDQPPTVV; encoded by the coding sequence ATGCGTGGCGACGACGAGATCATTGCTCTTCTCAACGAACAGTTGACCAGTGAGCTGACCGCGATCAATCAGTACTTCCTGCACTCGAAGATGCAAGCCAACTGGGGTTTCACCAAACTTGCGGGCAAGACTCGGGCGGAGTCCATCGAGGAAATGATGCACGCCGAGATCCTCACCGACCGAATCCTCTTCCTCGAAGCGCTTCCGAACTATCAGAAGTTGCTGCCGCTGCGCATCGGGCAGGACCTGCGCGAGCAGTTCCACTCCGACCTCTCCATCGAAGTCGAGGTCGTCGAGCGCCTGCGTCCCGGCATCCAGATGTGCCGCGAGAAGGGCGATGCCACGTCGGCGAAGCTGCTCGAGGGGATCCTCAAGGAAGAAGAGGATCACATCGACTACCTCGAGACGCAGATCGAGCTGATGGACAAGATGGGCGACCAGCTCTACATGGCCCAGCTCGTCGATCAGCCGCCGACCGTCGTTTAG
- a CDS encoding septum formation family protein encodes MSSDQSNGADPQPENAGQPEKAPRSMSATTTRRALAAVAVGAVVAAIATFAIAGGFNRSENLPAHSTGAGPQATGSVEGDAFSSATAGDCLDWTPSNDPQEDRKDVAKVDCADEHRFEVAAPLDLSVYPGAEFGPGSRYPGALRFAALRDEHCVPAVDTYLGAKFDPYGKFSVGLMFPSESGWAAGERTLRCGLQFSSTAGTLLPFAGKVAEQDQSNIWDPGTCIGINQNVPTDPVDCAQPHAFEVISVVDLATQFPSSMPSVEDQDKYLEGVCTQAANEYLGSADALRNKTLTLFWDNLELDSWLAGSRRVNCSVGKETDAGGFSTITGSAKGEILINGAAPVPPPPVPEGRSMPTPLPGAAPPPGN; translated from the coding sequence ATGTCCTCAGATCAGTCGAACGGTGCCGACCCCCAGCCGGAGAATGCCGGGCAACCGGAGAAGGCTCCCCGCAGCATGTCCGCGACCACGACGCGTCGCGCACTCGCGGCCGTCGCGGTCGGTGCCGTGGTGGCGGCGATCGCCACGTTCGCGATCGCCGGCGGTTTCAACCGCAGCGAGAACCTCCCCGCGCACTCGACGGGTGCCGGACCGCAGGCGACGGGTTCGGTGGAGGGCGACGCGTTCTCTTCGGCGACGGCGGGCGACTGCCTCGACTGGACGCCGTCGAACGACCCTCAGGAAGACCGGAAGGACGTCGCGAAGGTCGACTGCGCGGACGAGCACCGGTTCGAGGTGGCGGCGCCGCTGGATCTCAGCGTGTATCCGGGCGCCGAGTTCGGTCCGGGTTCGCGTTACCCGGGTGCGCTGCGGTTCGCCGCACTGCGGGACGAGCACTGCGTGCCTGCCGTCGACACGTATCTCGGCGCGAAGTTCGACCCGTACGGCAAGTTCAGTGTGGGCCTGATGTTCCCCAGCGAGTCCGGTTGGGCGGCGGGCGAACGCACCCTGCGGTGCGGCCTCCAATTCTCGAGCACGGCAGGAACTTTGCTGCCGTTCGCCGGGAAGGTGGCCGAGCAGGACCAATCCAACATCTGGGATCCGGGCACCTGCATCGGGATCAATCAGAACGTGCCGACCGATCCCGTCGACTGCGCGCAACCCCATGCCTTCGAAGTGATCTCCGTGGTCGACCTGGCCACGCAGTTCCCGTCGTCGATGCCGTCCGTCGAGGATCAGGACAAGTATCTCGAAGGCGTGTGCACGCAGGCCGCCAACGAATACCTCGGTTCCGCGGACGCGCTGCGGAACAAGACGCTCACGCTGTTCTGGGACAATCTGGAACTCGACAGCTGGCTCGCGGGCAGCAGGCGGGTGAACTGCTCGGTGGGCAAGGAGACCGACGCAGGCGGCTTCTCGACCATCACCGGTTCGGCGAAGGGCGAGATCCTCATCAACGGCGCCGCGCCCGTGCCTCCGCCGCCGGTCCCGGAGGGCAGGTCCATGCCGACGCCGCTCCCCGGCGCGGCCCCACCCCCCGGGAACTGA
- a CDS encoding ESX secretion-associated protein EspG, whose translation MIDLGTQPCVPTLPAVTLSLDEMDYLVDTLALDVLPVVLDAAPRYDTYDARDTAFRGAAGTLAARDLLPGGGVHPELADHLRILARPLWEIALRWYVDGSISRLCVSQGETLSVLALRAGDEFVVQDAGADIFAPVIGALGAVEPLHVGVVNAPTVQLGEAFDQGGDGKSLAGALAALGVPAVDATALGNAMAGCTTYAEIVGIVYGDGQYDPVGGPVTVFDTRAGRIVGTSSVSAHGVAWSSLSPGTPQRLRQALESLADRLR comes from the coding sequence GTGATCGACCTGGGCACCCAGCCCTGTGTGCCGACCCTGCCGGCGGTGACCCTGAGCCTCGACGAAATGGATTACCTCGTCGACACACTCGCGCTCGACGTGCTGCCGGTCGTGCTCGACGCCGCCCCGCGGTACGACACCTACGACGCCAGGGACACTGCGTTCCGCGGCGCCGCTGGCACCCTCGCCGCCCGGGATCTGCTCCCGGGCGGTGGGGTCCACCCCGAACTCGCCGACCACCTGCGGATTCTCGCCCGGCCGCTGTGGGAGATCGCCCTGCGCTGGTACGTCGACGGCAGCATCTCGAGACTGTGCGTGTCCCAGGGCGAGACCCTCTCGGTGCTGGCCCTGCGGGCCGGCGACGAGTTCGTCGTCCAGGACGCGGGCGCCGACATCTTCGCGCCCGTGATCGGCGCGCTGGGAGCGGTCGAACCGTTGCACGTCGGCGTCGTCAACGCACCCACGGTCCAACTCGGCGAGGCCTTCGATCAGGGCGGGGACGGCAAGTCGCTCGCGGGCGCGCTCGCCGCGCTCGGCGTACCCGCGGTCGACGCGACCGCCCTGGGCAACGCCATGGCCGGCTGCACCACGTACGCCGAGATCGTCGGAATCGTCTACGGCGACGGGCAATACGATCCGGTCGGCGGACCCGTCACGGTGTTCGACACACGTGCGGGCCGCATCGTCGGCACGTCCAGCGTGTCCGCGCACGGGGTGGCATGGTCGTCGCTCAGTCCCGGCACCCCGCAGCGCCTGCGGCAGGCGCTGGAGTCGCTGGCCGACCGGCTCCGCTGA
- a CDS encoding Rieske 2Fe-2S domain-containing protein, which produces MQVTSVGHAGFHIQTEAGSILCDPWVNPAYFGSWFPFPDNTQLDWDALGKCDYLYVSHLHKDHFDPENLAKHVDKDATVLLPDYPVPDLRRELEALGFHKFFETEDSVKHTVSGPKGDLDIMIIALRAPADGPIGDSGLVVSDGETTCFNMNDARPVDMDVLHDAFGKIDIHLLQYSGAIWYPMVYDIPTKTKANFGKQKRQRGMDRCRSYIEQVAATWVVPSAGPPVFLDDALRYLNDDRGDEGNIFPDQITFLEQMRIHGNDGGILMIPGSTADLKGGELTLTHPIPDAEVDEIFSDKAAYIEDMAQRMAPVLAAEKATWAPAEGEPLLEALKAKFEPIMKQSDLICDGIGYPVGLVMGDETVVLDFPARTVRPRGEKDGKYRYGFRIAPELVRTVLRDDEPDWVNTIFLSTRFEAWRVGGYNEFLYTFFKCLTDERIAYADGWFAEAHDDSASIELGGYEIQRRCPHLKADLSKFGVVDGTNLTCNLHGWQWDLESGRCKTSKGHELRSSKL; this is translated from the coding sequence GTGCAGGTCACCAGCGTCGGACACGCCGGATTCCACATCCAGACCGAGGCAGGCTCGATCCTGTGCGACCCCTGGGTCAACCCCGCCTACTTCGGGTCCTGGTTCCCGTTCCCGGACAACACCCAGCTCGACTGGGACGCTCTCGGCAAGTGCGACTACCTGTACGTGTCGCACCTGCACAAGGACCACTTCGACCCGGAGAACCTCGCCAAGCACGTCGACAAGGACGCGACGGTGCTGCTCCCCGACTATCCGGTGCCGGACCTCCGGCGCGAACTCGAAGCGCTGGGATTCCACAAGTTCTTCGAGACCGAGGACTCGGTCAAGCACACCGTGTCAGGTCCCAAGGGCGACCTGGACATCATGATCATCGCGCTGCGCGCCCCCGCCGACGGTCCGATCGGCGACTCGGGTCTCGTGGTGTCCGACGGCGAGACCACCTGTTTCAACATGAACGACGCCCGGCCCGTCGACATGGACGTCCTGCACGACGCGTTCGGCAAGATCGACATCCACCTGCTGCAGTACTCGGGGGCCATCTGGTACCCGATGGTCTACGACATTCCGACCAAGACGAAGGCCAACTTCGGCAAGCAGAAGCGTCAGCGCGGCATGGACCGCTGCCGCAGCTACATCGAGCAGGTCGCGGCCACGTGGGTGGTGCCGTCCGCCGGACCGCCGGTGTTCCTCGACGACGCGCTGCGCTACCTCAACGACGACCGGGGCGACGAGGGCAACATCTTTCCCGACCAGATCACGTTCCTCGAGCAGATGCGGATCCACGGCAACGACGGCGGCATCCTCATGATTCCGGGGTCGACGGCCGACCTGAAGGGCGGCGAGCTGACGCTCACCCACCCGATCCCGGACGCCGAGGTCGACGAGATCTTCTCCGACAAGGCCGCGTACATCGAGGACATGGCGCAGCGGATGGCGCCGGTCCTGGCCGCTGAGAAGGCCACCTGGGCGCCCGCCGAGGGCGAACCGCTGCTCGAGGCGCTGAAGGCGAAGTTCGAGCCGATCATGAAGCAGTCCGACCTGATCTGCGACGGCATCGGCTACCCCGTCGGCCTGGTGATGGGCGACGAGACCGTCGTCCTCGACTTCCCGGCGCGCACTGTCCGCCCGCGCGGCGAGAAGGACGGCAAATACCGGTACGGCTTCCGCATCGCCCCCGAACTGGTGCGCACGGTGCTGCGCGACGACGAGCCCGACTGGGTGAACACCATCTTCCTGTCCACCCGCTTCGAGGCGTGGCGCGTCGGCGGGTACAACGAGTTCCTCTACACGTTCTTCAAGTGCCTCACCGACGAGCGCATCGCGTACGCCGACGGCTGGTTCGCCGAGGCCCACGACGACTCCGCGTCGATCGAACTCGGTGGCTACGAGATCCAGCGTCGCTGCCCGCACCTGAAGGCGGACCTGTCGAAGTTCGGTGTCGTCGACGGCACCAACCTCACGTGCAACCTGCACGGCTGGCAGTGGGACCTCGAGTCGGGGCGCTGCAAGACGTCCAAGGGACACGAACTGCGGTCCAGCAAGCTCTGA